One genomic region from Streptomyces sp. NBC_00457 encodes:
- a CDS encoding MarR family winged helix-turn-helix transcriptional regulator, with protein METETATRWLTDAEQCAWRTHLEVNRLLTYQLEKDLQPFGLTMNDYEILVNLSESEGVRMRMSDLASATLQSKSRLSHQITRMENADLVRRENCESDRRGLYAVLTEHGMETMQKVAPHHVASVRRHFIDLLSPEALTELDKALKPIAEHLRGQRGRP; from the coding sequence ATGGAGACCGAGACGGCCACGCGCTGGCTGACCGATGCGGAGCAGTGCGCCTGGCGCACCCACCTGGAGGTCAACAGGCTGTTGACGTACCAGCTCGAGAAGGACCTGCAGCCGTTCGGCCTGACGATGAACGACTACGAGATCCTGGTGAATCTCTCCGAGTCGGAGGGCGTACGGATGCGGATGAGCGACCTCGCGTCCGCCACCCTCCAGTCCAAGAGCCGCCTCTCACACCAGATCACCCGCATGGAGAACGCGGACCTGGTGCGGCGCGAGAACTGCGAGTCCGACCGCCGCGGGCTGTACGCGGTGCTGACCGAGCACGGCATGGAGACGATGCAGAAGGTCGCGCCCCATCATGTGGCGTCTGTGCGGAGGCACTTCATCGATCTGCTGTCCCCCGAGGCACTGACCGAGCTCGACAAGGCGCTGAAGCCGATCGCAGAGCACCTGCGCGGGCAGCGAGGGCGCCCCTGA
- a CDS encoding acetyl-CoA C-acetyltransferase has translation MSGTNTTTSVIVAGARTPMGRLLGSLKSFSGAELGGFAIKAALDRAGIGGDQVQYVIMGQVLQAGAGQIPARQAAVKAGIPMNVPALTVNKVCLSGLDAIALADQLIRAGEFDVIVAGGQESMTNAPHLLPKSREGYKYGAIEMLDAMAYDGLTDPWENVPMGQSTEKHNTKLGIARPEQDEIAALSHQRAAAAQKNGVFEAEITPVEIPQRKGEPVVFSQDEGIRAETTAESLGKLRPAFAKDGTITAGSASQISDGAAAVVVMSKTKAQELGLEWIAEIGAHGNVAGPDNSLQSQPSNAILHALKKEGLEVADLDLIEINEAFAAVAVQSMKDLGVSSERVNVNGGAIALGHPIGMSGARLVLHLALELKRRGGGVGAAALCGGGGQGDALVVRVPKA, from the coding sequence ATGTCTGGAACGAACACCACGACATCCGTCATCGTCGCGGGTGCCCGCACTCCGATGGGCCGGTTGCTCGGCTCGCTCAAGTCGTTCTCCGGGGCCGAGCTTGGCGGCTTCGCGATCAAGGCCGCCCTCGACCGTGCGGGGATCGGCGGCGACCAGGTGCAGTACGTGATCATGGGCCAGGTGCTCCAGGCCGGGGCAGGGCAGATCCCGGCACGCCAGGCCGCGGTCAAGGCGGGCATTCCGATGAACGTCCCGGCGCTCACCGTCAACAAGGTGTGCCTGTCCGGCCTCGACGCGATCGCGCTCGCGGACCAGCTGATCCGCGCCGGCGAGTTCGACGTGATCGTGGCCGGCGGTCAGGAGTCCATGACCAACGCCCCCCATCTGCTCCCGAAGTCCCGCGAGGGATACAAGTACGGGGCGATCGAGATGCTCGACGCCATGGCGTACGACGGTCTGACCGACCCGTGGGAGAACGTCCCCATGGGCCAGTCGACCGAGAAGCACAACACGAAGCTGGGCATCGCGCGCCCCGAGCAGGACGAGATCGCCGCCCTGTCCCACCAGCGCGCCGCGGCCGCCCAGAAGAACGGCGTCTTCGAGGCCGAGATCACCCCGGTCGAGATCCCGCAGCGCAAGGGCGAGCCGGTCGTCTTCAGCCAGGACGAGGGCATCCGCGCCGAGACGACGGCCGAGTCGCTGGGCAAGCTGCGCCCGGCGTTCGCCAAGGACGGCACGATCACCGCGGGTTCGGCCTCGCAGATCTCCGACGGTGCGGCGGCCGTGGTCGTGATGAGCAAGACCAAGGCGCAGGAGCTGGGCCTCGAGTGGATCGCCGAGATCGGCGCCCACGGCAATGTGGCCGGTCCGGACAACTCTCTCCAGTCGCAGCCGTCGAACGCGATCCTGCACGCCCTGAAGAAGGAGGGCCTGGAGGTCGCGGACCTCGACCTCATCGAGATCAACGAGGCGTTCGCGGCGGTCGCCGTCCAGTCAATGAAGGACCTCGGAGTGTCCAGCGAAAGGGTGAACGTCAATGGTGGCGCGATCGCCCTGGGCCACCCGATCGGCATGTCGGGCGCCCGCCTCGTGCTGCACCTGGCGCTGGAGCTGAAGCGCCGGGGCGGCGGTGTCGGCGCAGCCGCGCTGTGCGGCGGCGGCGGGCAGGGTGATGCGCTCGTCGTGCGGGTACCCAAGGCCTGA
- a CDS encoding sensor histidine kinase: MRRRLFGSVRSRATLGATLVVAVALLAAGTAVLLSLRSNLVGEAGTQAERSAREVAADLAAGTAYDQLSLDDDQPVQVVDADGRLVAASEKLERISGTGTDAVRPQTPGRSPVAGDDDDDDDADDQSLEPGEIGRNAKFHDGSATIEGETADYRFAEVPVEVPGKGALTVYAGAPLSAEQSAVNTALTVMLIGFPLLLGVVAGVTWLVTRRALRPVEGIRGEMAAITASEDLARRVPVPDTHDEVARLARTTNETLAALEASVERQRRFVADASHELRSPIASLRTQLEVAAAHPELLDLDGAVADTVRLQHLAADLLLLARLDAGEGPAGTRVDLAALAREEAAGRAGVTVEAADAVEVAGSRGQLGRVLANLLDNAQRHAGSAVTVAVRRDGERAVVEVADDGDGVPEADRERIFERFVRLDAARSRDDGGAGLGLAIARDVAVRHGGTLTVRDAPAGGALFALRLPLA; the protein is encoded by the coding sequence GTGAGACGACGGCTCTTCGGCTCGGTACGCTCCCGGGCGACACTCGGCGCCACCCTCGTCGTCGCCGTGGCACTGCTCGCGGCCGGTACCGCCGTCCTGCTGTCCCTGCGGTCCAACCTCGTCGGCGAGGCGGGCACGCAGGCCGAGCGGTCCGCGCGGGAGGTGGCCGCCGACCTCGCGGCCGGGACGGCGTACGACCAGCTCTCCCTGGACGACGACCAGCCGGTCCAGGTCGTCGACGCGGACGGCAGGCTCGTCGCGGCCAGCGAGAAGCTGGAGCGGATCAGCGGGACGGGCACGGACGCGGTACGGCCGCAGACGCCGGGGCGCAGCCCGGTGGCGGGCGACGACGACGATGACGACGACGCCGACGACCAGTCCCTGGAACCCGGTGAGATCGGTCGGAATGCCAAGTTCCACGACGGTTCCGCGACCATCGAGGGGGAGACGGCCGACTACCGGTTCGCCGAGGTCCCTGTGGAGGTCCCGGGCAAGGGTGCGCTGACCGTCTACGCGGGCGCCCCGCTGTCCGCCGAGCAGAGCGCCGTCAACACCGCGCTGACCGTCATGCTGATCGGCTTCCCGCTGCTGCTCGGCGTCGTCGCGGGCGTGACCTGGCTGGTCACCCGGCGTGCGCTGCGCCCGGTCGAGGGCATCCGCGGCGAGATGGCCGCGATCACCGCCTCCGAGGACCTGGCGCGCCGCGTGCCGGTGCCGGACACGCACGACGAGGTGGCCAGGCTCGCCCGGACGACGAACGAGACGCTGGCCGCCCTGGAGGCCTCCGTGGAGCGCCAGCGGCGGTTCGTCGCCGACGCCTCCCACGAGCTGCGCAGTCCGATCGCGTCGCTGCGCACCCAGCTGGAGGTGGCCGCCGCCCACCCGGAGTTGCTGGACCTGGACGGGGCGGTCGCCGACACCGTACGACTGCAGCACCTGGCCGCCGACCTGCTGCTGCTGGCCCGGCTCGACGCGGGGGAGGGGCCGGCCGGCACACGGGTGGACCTCGCCGCGCTGGCGCGGGAAGAGGCCGCCGGCCGGGCAGGCGTGACGGTCGAGGCCGCCGATGCGGTGGAAGTGGCTGGATCACGCGGGCAGCTGGGGCGGGTGCTGGCCAATCTGCTGGACAACGCGCAGCGGCACGCCGGATCGGCGGTCACCGTGGCCGTGCGGCGGGACGGGGAGCGTGCGGTGGTCGAGGTGGCCGACGACGGTGACGGGGTGCCGGAGGCCGACCGGGAGCGCATCTTCGAGCGGTTCGTACGGCTGGACGCCGCCCGCAGCCGTGACGACGGCGGCGCGGGGCTGGGCCTCGCCATCGCCCGGGACGTCGCCGTACGCCACGGCGGCACGCTCACGGTGCGGGACGCACCGGCAGGCGGAGCCCTGTTCGCACTCCGCCTGCCGCTTGCCTGA
- a CDS encoding AIM24 family protein, producing MFRLQGSKVLAVDMTGDAVKAKNGSMVAYDGQMAFKKLSGGGEGIRGMVTRRITGEQMTVMEVRGQGTCWFADRASEINLVSLQGDKLYVESSNLLATDSGLRTGTSFTGVRGASQGNGLFTTTVEGHGQAAIMSDGPAVALRVSPQYPLSVDPGAYVAHQGNLRQSFQSGVTFRTFMGEGGGEAFQIRFEGDGLVYVQPSERNTVAGDV from the coding sequence ATGTTCCGACTTCAAGGCAGCAAGGTGCTCGCCGTCGACATGACCGGGGACGCCGTGAAGGCGAAGAACGGCTCGATGGTCGCGTACGACGGGCAGATGGCCTTCAAGAAGCTGAGCGGCGGCGGTGAGGGCATCCGCGGGATGGTGACGCGGCGGATCACCGGGGAGCAGATGACGGTGATGGAGGTGAGGGGGCAGGGGACCTGTTGGTTCGCGGACCGGGCGTCCGAGATCAACCTCGTGAGTCTCCAGGGGGACAAGCTGTACGTGGAGTCCAGCAACCTGCTGGCGACCGACTCCGGGCTGCGGACGGGCACGTCCTTCACGGGGGTGCGCGGCGCCTCGCAGGGCAACGGGCTGTTCACCACGACGGTTGAGGGCCACGGTCAGGCGGCGATCATGTCCGACGGGCCGGCTGTGGCGCTGCGGGTGAGCCCGCAGTATCCGCTGAGCGTCGACCCGGGGGCCTATGTGGCGCATCAGGGGAATCTGCGGCAGTCGTTCCAGTCGGGTGTGACGTTCCGCACGTTCATGGGCGAGGGCGGCGGTGAGGCCTTCCAGATCCGCTTCGAGGGCGATGGGCTCGTGTATGTCCAGCCCAGTGAGCGGAACACCGTCGCGGGGGATGTGTGA
- the mce gene encoding methylmalonyl-CoA epimerase — MLTRIDHIGIACFDLDKTVEFYRATYGFEVFHSEINEEQGVREAMLKINDTSDGGASYLQLLEPTREDSTVAKWLAKNGEGVHHIAFGTADVDADAADIKDKGVRVLYEEPRRGSMGSRITFLHPKDCHGVLTELVTSAPVESPEH; from the coding sequence ATGCTGACGCGAATCGACCACATCGGGATCGCCTGCTTCGACCTCGACAAGACCGTCGAGTTCTACCGGGCCACGTATGGCTTCGAGGTGTTCCACTCCGAGATCAACGAGGAGCAGGGCGTACGCGAGGCCATGCTCAAGATCAACGATACGTCCGACGGCGGGGCGTCCTACCTCCAGCTCCTGGAGCCCACCCGCGAGGACTCCACCGTCGCGAAGTGGCTGGCGAAGAACGGGGAGGGCGTCCACCACATCGCCTTCGGCACAGCGGATGTCGACGCCGACGCCGCGGACATCAAGGACAAGGGCGTACGCGTGCTCTACGAAGAGCCCCGACGCGGCTCCATGGGGTCACGGATCACGTTCCTGCACCCAAAGGATTGCCATGGCGTCCTGACAGAACTGGTCACTTC
- the meaB gene encoding methylmalonyl Co-A mutase-associated GTPase MeaB → MQDVSTLVAQAREGRPRAVARLISLVEGASPQLREVMTALAPLTGNAYVVGLTGSPGVGKSTSTSAMVTAYRKQGKRVGVLAVDPSSPFSGGALLGDRVRMSEHASDPGVYIRSMATRGHLGGLAWSAPQAIRVLDAAGCDVILVETVGVGQSEVEIASQADTSVVLLAPGMGDGIQAAKAGILEIGDVYVVNKADRDGADATARELNHMLGLGESRGPGDWRPPIVKTVAARAEGIDEVLEALEKHRAWMEEHGVLAERRLARASREVETIAVTALRERIGDLHGDRRLSALAERIVAGELDPYGAADELVAGITAG, encoded by the coding sequence ATGCAGGACGTCTCCACGCTGGTGGCCCAGGCCAGAGAAGGCCGGCCGCGGGCCGTGGCCCGGCTGATCTCCCTGGTGGAGGGGGCGTCCCCGCAGCTCCGCGAGGTCATGACGGCGCTGGCCCCGTTGACGGGCAACGCGTACGTCGTCGGCCTCACCGGCTCACCGGGTGTCGGCAAGTCGACATCTACGTCGGCGATGGTGACGGCGTATCGCAAGCAGGGCAAGCGGGTCGGCGTGCTCGCCGTCGACCCGTCCTCGCCGTTCTCCGGCGGCGCCCTGCTCGGCGACCGCGTCCGCATGTCGGAGCACGCCTCCGACCCCGGCGTCTACATCCGCTCCATGGCGACGCGCGGCCACCTGGGCGGCCTCGCGTGGTCCGCGCCGCAGGCGATCCGCGTACTGGACGCGGCCGGCTGCGACGTGATCCTGGTCGAGACCGTCGGCGTCGGCCAGTCGGAGGTCGAGATCGCCTCGCAGGCGGACACGAGCGTGGTCCTCCTGGCCCCCGGCATGGGCGACGGCATCCAGGCGGCCAAGGCCGGAATCCTGGAGATCGGCGATGTGTACGTCGTCAACAAGGCCGACCGCGACGGCGCCGACGCGACCGCCCGCGAACTGAACCACATGCTCGGCCTCGGCGAGTCCCGGGGCCCGGGCGACTGGCGCCCCCCGATCGTCAAGACGGTCGCCGCCCGTGCCGAGGGCATCGACGAGGTCCTCGAAGCGCTGGAGAAGCACCGCGCCTGGATGGAGGAGCACGGCGTCCTCGCCGAGCGCCGCCTCGCCCGCGCCTCCCGCGAGGTCGAGACCATCGCCGTCACCGCCCTCCGCGAACGCATCGGCGACCTCCACGGCGACCGCCGCCTGAGCGCGCTGGCGGAGCGGATCGTGGCCGGGGAACTGGATCCGTACGGGGCGGCGGACGAGCTGGTGGCGGGGATCACGGCGGGCTGA
- a CDS encoding AIM24 family protein — MTLPADDNVNAYTFCVELKGSQWFLQKGKMIAYYGSIDFNGIGHGRLDRLVRTSFHSPLHASDWVVAEGSGKMLLADRAFDVNPYDLENGNLTIRSGNLLAFQPSLALKQSIVPGFLTLIGTGKFIAASNGPVVFMEPPIRVDPQALVGWADCPSPCHHYDHGYMTGLMGGLRAMTGLGGASGEEHQFEFVGAGTVLLQSTETLMAEQATGAVPQQAGVPGGHGGQTGPGQQAGAPRLPGQLGDLQRRFGL, encoded by the coding sequence ATGACCCTGCCCGCCGACGACAACGTGAACGCGTACACCTTCTGCGTGGAGCTCAAGGGCTCCCAGTGGTTCCTGCAGAAGGGGAAGATGATCGCCTACTACGGCTCGATCGACTTCAACGGCATCGGGCACGGCCGTTTGGACCGTCTTGTCCGTACGTCGTTTCATTCGCCTCTGCACGCGAGCGACTGGGTCGTGGCGGAGGGTTCGGGCAAGATGCTCCTCGCCGACCGGGCCTTCGACGTGAATCCGTACGACCTCGAGAACGGCAATCTGACCATTCGCTCGGGCAACCTCCTCGCTTTTCAGCCAAGTCTCGCGCTCAAGCAGTCGATCGTTCCGGGTTTTCTGACGCTGATCGGAACCGGCAAGTTCATAGCCGCATCTAACGGCCCGGTGGTGTTCATGGAACCGCCGATCCGGGTGGACCCGCAGGCGCTCGTCGGCTGGGCCGACTGCCCGTCGCCGTGCCATCACTACGACCACGGCTATATGACGGGCCTGATGGGCGGTCTACGTGCGATGACGGGCCTCGGCGGGGCCTCCGGAGAGGAGCATCAGTTCGAGTTCGTGGGAGCGGGTACGGTCCTGCTGCAGTCCACCGAGACCCTGATGGCCGAGCAGGCCACGGGGGCGGTCCCGCAGCAGGCCGGCGTACCCGGTGGCCATGGGGGACAGACAGGGCCCGGACAGCAAGCCGGCGCACCGCGTCTTCCCGGACAGCTGGGGGACCTCCAGCGTCGCTTCGGGCTGTGA
- a CDS encoding DUF3817 domain-containing protein — translation MDLKTAAALRRLRLVSVPEAVSFLILLLCSVLKRTTEFDAVRPMGMIHGVLFILYVIFWADAWNRTKWPKKTAALYFVLSVLPAGGFFAERKLKREAENAVIASRARNEGIVNA, via the coding sequence GTGGACCTCAAGACCGCCGCCGCCCTCCGCCGCCTCCGCCTCGTCTCGGTCCCCGAGGCGGTGTCGTTCCTGATCCTGCTCCTCTGCTCGGTGCTGAAGCGGACCACCGAATTCGACGCCGTCCGCCCGATGGGCATGATCCACGGCGTCCTCTTCATCCTGTACGTGATCTTCTGGGCGGACGCCTGGAACCGCACCAAGTGGCCGAAGAAGACGGCGGCGCTCTACTTCGTCCTCTCCGTCCTCCCGGCCGGCGGCTTCTTCGCCGAGCGCAAGCTCAAGCGCGAGGCCGAGAACGCGGTGATCGCCTCCCGCGCCCGCAACGAAGGAATCGTGAACGCGTGA
- a CDS encoding AIM24 family protein: MGFREINSKMIEATVMPGQRLFSQRGAMLAYKGEVSFTPNTAGGQGGIMSMIGRRVANEDTPLMTVEGSGTVLFGHGGHHVQVIHLAGDTLCVEADRLLAFEGTLQQGTMFLGSQGGVMGMVRGQVSGQGLFTTTLKGQGAVAVMAHGGVFEIPITPQRPVHVDPQAYVAHHGDVRNKLSTALGWRDMVGRGSGEAFQLELSGNGAVYVQASEEKL; the protein is encoded by the coding sequence ATGGGCTTCCGTGAGATCAACTCGAAAATGATCGAGGCGACCGTCATGCCCGGCCAGCGGCTGTTCAGCCAGCGCGGCGCCATGCTCGCCTACAAGGGAGAGGTGTCCTTCACGCCCAACACGGCCGGGGGCCAGGGCGGGATCATGTCGATGATCGGGCGCCGGGTCGCCAACGAGGACACGCCCCTGATGACCGTCGAGGGCAGCGGCACGGTGCTGTTCGGGCACGGCGGCCACCACGTCCAGGTGATCCACCTCGCCGGCGACACGCTGTGTGTGGAGGCGGACCGGCTGCTCGCCTTCGAGGGCACGCTTCAGCAGGGCACGATGTTCCTGGGGTCGCAGGGCGGCGTGATGGGCATGGTGCGGGGCCAGGTGTCGGGCCAGGGGCTGTTCACCACCACCCTCAAGGGGCAGGGCGCGGTCGCGGTGATGGCGCACGGCGGTGTCTTCGAGATACCGATCACCCCCCAGCGTCCCGTCCATGTCGACCCGCAAGCCTACGTCGCCCACCACGGCGACGTACGCAACAAGCTGTCCACGGCCCTGGGCTGGCGGGACATGGTGGGCCGCGGCTCCGGCGAGGCGTTCCAGCTGGAGCTGAGCGGCAACGGCGCGGTGTACGTCCAGGCCTCGGAGGAGAAGCTGTGA
- a CDS encoding DUF4166 domain-containing protein, giving the protein MTSIFRAVMGTDFDRLHPQLQRRFSVGLSTGEACTGQGVMDRIWHGGPWLKPFLTLGTTRNILVPRTGRNVPFTIENVPYVDTYGRETVTFVRTFDLPGGPRRFDAQMVLSPKGDRILDYLGTHQHLATDLHFTAEPDGSLLISSGEHRFREGPVDVRVPELIGATAQVRESYDDDTARFRIQVQVVNRYFGPLFGYEGSFKATYTNTQRCGVRPGLRPVREESRA; this is encoded by the coding sequence ATGACGTCGATCTTCCGCGCGGTGATGGGCACGGACTTCGACCGCCTCCACCCCCAACTGCAACGCCGCTTCTCCGTGGGCCTCTCAACCGGCGAGGCGTGTACGGGACAAGGCGTCATGGACCGCATCTGGCACGGCGGCCCCTGGCTCAAACCCTTCCTCACGCTCGGCACCACCCGGAACATCCTCGTCCCGCGCACCGGCCGGAACGTCCCCTTCACCATCGAGAACGTCCCCTACGTGGACACCTACGGCCGTGAGACGGTGACCTTCGTGCGCACCTTCGACCTGCCCGGCGGCCCCCGCCGCTTCGACGCCCAGATGGTGCTGAGCCCCAAGGGCGACCGCATCCTCGACTACCTCGGCACCCACCAGCACCTGGCGACCGACCTCCACTTCACCGCGGAGCCCGACGGCTCCCTCCTCATCAGCTCAGGCGAACACCGCTTCCGGGAGGGCCCGGTGGACGTACGCGTCCCCGAACTGATCGGCGCGACGGCGCAGGTACGTGAGAGTTACGACGACGACACGGCCCGTTTCCGCATCCAAGTCCAGGTCGTGAACCGCTACTTCGGCCCGCTGTTCGGCTACGAGGGTTCATTCAAGGCGACGTACACAAACACACAACGATGCGGTGTACGCCCCGGACTCCGCCCCGTCCGCGAGGAGTCACGCGCATGA
- a CDS encoding MTH1187 family thiamine-binding protein, producing the protein MIVAFSVTPLGVGEDVGEYVADAVRVVRESGLPHRTDAMFTSVEGDWDEVMDVVKRAVAAVEQRAPRVSLVLKADIRPGVTDGLTSKVETVERHLAE; encoded by the coding sequence GTGATCGTCGCCTTCTCCGTGACGCCGCTGGGTGTCGGCGAGGACGTGGGGGAGTACGTCGCCGACGCCGTCCGCGTGGTCCGCGAGTCGGGCCTGCCCCACCGCACGGACGCGATGTTCACCTCCGTCGAGGGCGACTGGGACGAGGTCATGGACGTCGTCAAGCGAGCGGTCGCCGCCGTAGAGCAGCGCGCCCCGCGCGTGTCCCTGGTCCTCAAGGCGGACATCCGCCCCGGCGTGACCGACGGTCTCACCTCCAAGGTGGAGACGGTGGAGCGACACCTGGCCGAATAG